One stretch of Chitinophaga pendula DNA includes these proteins:
- a CDS encoding helix-turn-helix domain-containing protein, with protein sequence MAQTGIHFQPPAALSEVIKHFYYIRTPADFERTVQHLAPNFEVMIVFNFGVPLRLSFAQAPVGQFTLEQTGLLGPLRKMLNYEVLPDTDLLIAVFHLNGFYRLFQQPVDHLDDSVLNDPDILLPEACCHQLWQVMRKSSSPEERVQMAHDYIGSFVQGPDTNNLSLQDVVHYFQDSTVAPVKALAADAGTSERTIQLRFKKYVGYSPKELLRFLRFKEVIQHLLQLSPAQDVDWFEYIHEFGYHDQSHLIKDFKQYLGTTPQQFIKKLREQGFCVTRPGSHYS encoded by the coding sequence ATGGCACAGACAGGTATCCATTTTCAGCCCCCCGCCGCTTTGTCGGAAGTGATTAAACACTTCTACTATATCCGTACACCGGCGGATTTTGAGCGCACCGTACAGCACCTGGCTCCTAATTTTGAGGTGATGATCGTGTTTAATTTCGGGGTTCCGTTAAGGCTTTCTTTTGCACAGGCCCCTGTGGGGCAGTTCACATTGGAGCAGACCGGGCTATTGGGACCATTAAGGAAGATGCTGAACTACGAAGTGTTGCCGGATACAGATCTGTTGATTGCGGTGTTTCATCTGAATGGTTTTTACCGTTTATTTCAACAGCCGGTTGATCACCTGGACGATTCCGTGCTGAATGATCCGGATATATTATTGCCCGAAGCCTGTTGTCATCAGTTGTGGCAGGTTATGCGTAAAAGCAGTTCTCCTGAGGAGCGCGTACAGATGGCACATGATTATATAGGTTCTTTTGTGCAGGGTCCTGATACCAATAATCTGTCCCTGCAGGATGTTGTTCATTATTTCCAGGATAGTACTGTGGCTCCGGTGAAGGCGTTGGCAGCGGACGCTGGCACCAGTGAGCGAACGATTCAGTTGCGATTTAAAAAGTACGTAGGTTATTCTCCGAAGGAGTTATTGCGTTTTCTGCGTTTCAAGGAAGTGATCCAACACTTGTTACAGTTGTCACCTGCGCAGGACGTAGACTGGTTTGAATACATCCATGAATTCGGATATCATGATCAAAGTCATTTAATTAAGGACTTCAAACAGTACCTGGGTACTACGCCACAGCAATTCATCAAAAAATTGCGGGAGCAGGGTTTTTGTGTGACGCGACCAGGCTCGCATTATTCCTGA
- a CDS encoding adenosine deaminase encodes MIRFAIAALLLWSINTSAQSMNDYLDQIRDNPAKLTAFFSQMPKGGDLHHHYSGSVYAESYLSYAVEKDFFVNKESLRITVDTTGKGAGWTRLSELAKNGLLDVYKAKLIQRWSVKDYNHVSYPADKQFFESFSYFGPSSKHSVDAGLLELKRRAVSEHVSYIETQYDNVPCKDGKAAAISRQYDSRLATIQTQRNEKACQSLLDSIYSKLIGPEIVSCAIAFNADEIDKRHHSLHLDDADFILRYQNVVVRNMEPTALFNSLILAFESAERDSLIVGVNILSPEDNEVSMRDYWLHMQMFKYCHQKYPQIKYAMHAGELTLGLVKPEELTWHINAAVFDAGAFRIGHGVDMAYEKDSYRLLQYMKEKEIPVEINLFSNEFILKVKDRRHPITLYKQFGVPIVISTDDAGVLRSNLTEQYVLLANRYPEFSYTEIKKIVYNSIRYAFIKGPGVKQQLIAKLDKDFERFEQLIRNTLTRSPATR; translated from the coding sequence ATGATCCGATTTGCAATAGCCGCACTCCTCTTATGGAGCATCAACACCTCCGCCCAGTCCATGAACGATTACCTGGACCAAATCAGGGACAACCCGGCAAAACTGACAGCATTCTTTTCACAAATGCCCAAAGGAGGAGACCTGCACCATCACTATAGCGGATCAGTATATGCAGAAAGTTATCTCAGCTACGCAGTCGAAAAAGACTTTTTCGTCAATAAAGAATCATTAAGAATTACAGTAGATACAACAGGCAAAGGGGCCGGATGGACAAGACTCAGCGAACTCGCAAAGAATGGCCTGCTAGATGTCTATAAGGCAAAACTGATACAGAGATGGTCCGTAAAAGATTATAATCATGTCAGCTATCCGGCCGATAAACAGTTCTTTGAATCCTTCTCCTATTTCGGCCCCTCCAGCAAACATAGCGTAGATGCCGGCCTGCTGGAGCTGAAAAGACGTGCCGTCAGCGAACATGTAAGCTATATTGAGACCCAGTACGATAATGTCCCCTGCAAGGATGGCAAGGCAGCAGCAATAAGCCGGCAGTATGATTCCCGCCTGGCCACCATACAAACGCAAAGAAATGAAAAAGCCTGCCAGTCATTACTTGATAGTATATATTCCAAACTCATAGGACCGGAGATTGTCAGTTGTGCAATAGCGTTCAATGCCGACGAAATCGACAAACGACACCACAGCCTCCACCTGGATGATGCCGACTTTATCCTGCGTTACCAGAATGTCGTGGTAAGGAACATGGAACCCACCGCCTTATTCAATAGCCTGATATTAGCTTTCGAATCGGCGGAAAGAGACTCCCTGATCGTCGGCGTCAATATACTTTCCCCCGAAGATAATGAAGTGTCCATGCGCGACTATTGGCTGCATATGCAAATGTTTAAATACTGCCACCAGAAATATCCACAGATTAAATATGCCATGCACGCTGGTGAACTTACCCTTGGATTAGTGAAGCCGGAAGAACTAACCTGGCACATCAACGCTGCCGTATTCGATGCAGGTGCCTTCCGCATAGGACATGGCGTAGACATGGCCTATGAAAAAGATAGCTATCGCCTCCTGCAATACATGAAAGAAAAAGAGATACCGGTGGAGATCAACCTGTTCAGTAATGAATTTATCCTCAAGGTCAAAGACCGCCGGCATCCCATCACCTTGTACAAACAGTTTGGCGTACCCATCGTCATCAGTACCGACGATGCAGGTGTTTTGAGAAGTAACCTTACAGAGCAATATGTACTGCTGGCAAATCGCTATCCGGAATTCTCCTACACAGAGATCAAAAAGATCGTCTATAATAGCATCCGTTACGCCTTTATTAAAGGACCTGGGGTGAAACAACAACTGATCGCCAAGCTGGATAAGGATTTTGAGCGCTTCGAACAACTCATTCGCAACACACTAACCCGATCACCCGCTACTCGTTGA
- a CDS encoding SDR family oxidoreductase, translated as MTNNKQPRILITGATGNIGTVLSQQLATWGIPFTAMVRSAEDSSRFDAIPGASTVVGDFDKPEQLKTILTGFDKAFLLTNSSEKAEQQQKQFVQAAIVAGIKHIVKLSQWEADINSPVRFLRYHAAVEAAIRQSGISYTFLRPNLFMQGLLGFRDLIIHQQQFFASLGDAPVSLIDIRDIAAVAAAALTQEGHTNKTYSLTGPEALSHQQMAEILSEETGKTIQFHNVPGATLKGALLSAGFPEWQAEGLIEDYDHYGRREAEQVTNDIQQVTGQPPRTFRQFVHEHKNLFS; from the coding sequence ATGACAAACAATAAGCAACCCAGGATACTTATTACAGGCGCTACCGGCAACATCGGAACCGTACTATCCCAACAGCTTGCTACATGGGGTATCCCTTTCACCGCAATGGTGAGATCTGCTGAAGATAGCTCCCGCTTTGATGCCATCCCCGGTGCCTCCACCGTTGTCGGTGACTTTGACAAGCCGGAGCAGCTGAAAACAATATTGACCGGATTCGACAAAGCCTTCCTGCTCACCAACTCCTCCGAAAAAGCAGAACAACAACAAAAGCAATTCGTGCAGGCTGCCATCGTAGCGGGGATAAAACATATCGTCAAACTGTCACAGTGGGAAGCCGATATAAACTCCCCCGTACGTTTCCTCCGTTACCACGCCGCCGTCGAAGCGGCCATCCGCCAGTCCGGAATCAGCTATACCTTCCTGCGCCCCAACCTTTTCATGCAAGGATTGTTAGGATTCAGAGACCTGATCATCCATCAACAACAGTTCTTCGCCTCCCTGGGAGATGCACCGGTAAGCTTGATCGATATCCGCGACATTGCCGCCGTAGCCGCCGCCGCACTGACACAGGAGGGCCACACCAATAAGACCTACTCCCTCACCGGCCCCGAAGCACTCTCTCATCAGCAAATGGCCGAAATACTATCTGAAGAGACAGGCAAAACCATCCAGTTCCACAACGTACCCGGAGCAACCCTCAAAGGTGCATTGTTATCCGCAGGATTCCCCGAGTGGCAGGCAGAAGGACTGATAGAAGACTATGATCACTATGGCAGACGGGAAGCCGAACAAGTAACCAACGACATCCAACAAGTGACCGGTCAGCCTCCCCGCACTTTCCGCCAGTTCGTACACGAACATAAAAACCTGTTCAGTTGA
- a CDS encoding DinB family protein yields MLMTKSITTDIDKATHAFMQAIAAFPPEIFNRIPFEGSWTAAQVADHIRKAMVGVPGLLEGPTAVGERPADEKVGPIRDLFMDFTTRFQSPDFILPTNAQLDKEELLSDLEDITAQLMNASELLDLTALCTSSELPGFGQLSREEWIRFSIYHTRRHTHQLNNIYAAIIH; encoded by the coding sequence ATGCTTATGACTAAAAGTATCACCACTGACATTGATAAGGCCACACATGCGTTTATGCAGGCGATCGCGGCGTTCCCACCGGAGATCTTTAACAGGATCCCTTTTGAGGGTAGCTGGACAGCGGCCCAGGTAGCGGATCATATCCGGAAAGCGATGGTTGGTGTACCCGGATTACTGGAGGGGCCGACAGCAGTTGGTGAGCGGCCTGCTGATGAGAAAGTAGGGCCTATCCGGGATCTGTTCATGGATTTTACCACCCGTTTTCAGTCACCGGATTTCATATTACCTACCAATGCACAGCTGGACAAAGAAGAGTTACTATCTGACCTGGAGGATATTACTGCGCAGCTGATGAATGCCAGTGAGTTATTGGATCTTACGGCGCTCTGCACCTCTTCCGAGCTGCCCGGTTTCGGACAACTCAGCCGGGAAGAGTGGATCCGTTTCAGCATCTACCATACCCGCCGGCATACCCACCAGCTAAACAATATTTATGCAGCTATTATACACTAA
- a CDS encoding aldose 1-epimerase family protein → MAELSNDKLQVVIADKGAELQSIIRKDLDIEYLWSGDPAFWAKKSPVLFPVVGGLKGNKYEYDGHSYTLGRHGFAREQVFEIVEHSPEHLTFRLTDNEETRKVYPFRFIFDIRYFISGEQLKVTYEIKNTGKDALFFSVGAHPAFRLPLVAGTTYEDYYLHFNKPENADRWILSPEGQIADAPVPYLDETQQLPLNKSLFYNDALVFKQLQSSAVSILSEATPHGLEINIEGFPYLGIWAAKDADFVCIEPWCGIADHVSATGKLEEKEGIIRLPAGDSFERHWTATFF, encoded by the coding sequence ATGGCTGAACTATCCAATGACAAACTACAGGTTGTCATCGCTGACAAAGGAGCAGAATTACAAAGCATTATCCGCAAAGACCTCGACATAGAATACCTATGGAGCGGAGATCCCGCTTTCTGGGCAAAGAAAAGTCCAGTATTATTTCCGGTAGTAGGTGGTCTTAAAGGAAATAAATACGAATACGATGGACATAGCTATACATTAGGTAGACATGGCTTCGCCAGGGAACAGGTATTTGAGATCGTGGAGCATTCTCCCGAACATCTTACCTTCCGGCTTACCGACAATGAAGAAACCCGGAAGGTATACCCGTTCCGCTTTATCTTCGATATCCGCTATTTTATCAGTGGAGAACAACTGAAAGTAACCTACGAAATAAAAAACACCGGTAAAGATGCCTTGTTCTTTTCTGTAGGAGCACACCCCGCATTCCGCTTACCACTGGTGGCAGGCACCACCTATGAAGACTACTACCTGCATTTCAACAAACCTGAAAATGCAGATCGCTGGATACTATCCCCCGAAGGCCAGATAGCAGATGCACCGGTGCCTTACCTGGATGAGACACAACAGCTACCGCTGAATAAATCGCTATTCTACAACGATGCGCTGGTGTTCAAACAACTGCAGTCTTCGGCAGTATCCATCCTAAGTGAAGCCACTCCACATGGCCTGGAGATAAATATAGAAGGATTTCCATACCTGGGCATATGGGCAGCAAAAGATGCAGATTTCGTATGTATTGAGCCTTGGTGCGGCATCGCTGATCATGTCAGCGCAACAGGTAAATTGGAAGAAAAAGAGGGCATCATCCGCCTGCCGGCAGGAGATAGTTTTGAAAGACACTGGACCGCTACCTTCTTCTAA
- a CDS encoding DUF3472 domain-containing protein: protein MKSTFLLCSALSLALGAFCACSKNNLASGNREEGPGDKSVTAGTEQAGDISIALGANAWLTQSVAGSGETVTAAGPANWTNANAVFSAYFRTNTTGALQVSLRLKVPSGSSKIKVTVGGQSNTITATGSGYHTVAAGNFTLTDTGYIKVDLQGVSKTGGYFADVSDMIINGAATTGKVVFVPNNADVYWSRRGPSVHLGYTKPSADITYFYNEITVPQGQDPIGSYYMANGFGQGYFGIQVNSATERRVLFSIWSPFSTDDPNAIPDSMKIKLLKKGPGVVTGEFGNEGSGGQSYLVYNWQAGKTYKFLTQAYPDGQGNTIYTSWFYPPGATNWQLIASFKRPKTNTYLTGLHSFLESFNPEKGYIGRRANYGNQWVRDISGNWYELTTARFTGDATASNQARLDFAGGVSGSTFYLRNCGFFGQYVPISQSFTRPAGGQQPNINFNNLP from the coding sequence ATGAAATCGACGTTTCTCTTATGCAGTGCGCTATCATTGGCGCTAGGTGCGTTCTGTGCCTGTTCAAAAAACAATCTTGCGAGTGGCAACCGGGAGGAAGGGCCCGGGGATAAATCTGTGACGGCCGGTACGGAGCAGGCCGGGGATATTTCTATTGCCCTGGGGGCCAATGCATGGCTGACACAAAGTGTGGCTGGCTCTGGCGAAACGGTGACAGCAGCCGGGCCTGCCAACTGGACGAATGCCAACGCCGTATTCAGTGCGTATTTCCGGACGAATACGACCGGTGCGCTGCAGGTATCGCTTCGGTTGAAGGTACCCAGTGGCAGTAGCAAGATAAAAGTAACGGTGGGTGGACAATCGAACACTATCACGGCGACCGGCAGCGGTTATCATACGGTGGCCGCCGGCAATTTCACGTTGACGGATACGGGCTATATTAAGGTAGACCTGCAAGGTGTGAGTAAGACCGGCGGATATTTTGCGGATGTATCGGATATGATCATCAATGGTGCGGCTACTACCGGTAAGGTGGTCTTTGTGCCTAATAATGCGGATGTTTATTGGAGTCGCAGGGGTCCCTCCGTGCACTTGGGCTATACGAAGCCATCGGCGGATATTACCTATTTTTATAACGAGATCACGGTTCCGCAGGGACAGGATCCGATTGGCTCTTATTACATGGCGAATGGTTTTGGGCAAGGGTATTTTGGTATACAGGTGAATAGTGCGACGGAGCGGCGGGTATTATTTTCTATCTGGAGTCCTTTTAGTACGGATGATCCGAATGCGATACCGGATTCTATGAAGATCAAGTTATTGAAAAAGGGTCCGGGTGTTGTTACAGGAGAGTTTGGTAACGAGGGGTCTGGTGGACAAAGTTACCTGGTTTACAACTGGCAGGCGGGAAAAACCTACAAGTTCCTGACGCAGGCGTATCCTGACGGGCAAGGTAATACTATTTACACTTCCTGGTTCTATCCTCCCGGGGCAACGAACTGGCAACTGATCGCCAGCTTTAAACGGCCGAAAACGAATACTTATCTGACGGGGCTGCATTCATTCCTGGAAAGTTTTAATCCGGAAAAGGGTTATATCGGCAGACGGGCGAACTATGGTAACCAGTGGGTCCGGGATATATCTGGTAACTGGTATGAGCTGACGACGGCTCGCTTTACCGGTGATGCTACGGCATCCAACCAGGCCAGGCTGGATTTTGCCGGTGGTGTATCTGGTAGTACGTTCTATCTGCGCAACTGTGGGTTTTTCGGTCAGTATGTACCTATCAGTCAAAGTTTCACGCGGCCTGCCGGTGGTCAGCAGCCCAATATCAACTTCAACAACTTACCATAA
- a CDS encoding 3-ketoacyl-ACP reductase, whose product MVSLAGKKALITGAGKGIGRALALALAAEGVTVGLLGRSENSLEQVAAAIKATGAQAFYATADVGNMDEVNAAISVLTEQLGVVDILINNAGISTFGGFLELEPATFEQIIQVNLLGVYYVTRAVLPGMIERKSGDIINISSTAGQRGAPLTSAYSASKFGLLGLTESLMLEVRKHNIRVSALTPSTVATDMAKDLKLTDGNPEKVMQPEDIAEFVIAQLKLHSRIVIKSAGLWSTNP is encoded by the coding sequence ATGGTATCATTAGCAGGAAAAAAAGCACTGATCACAGGTGCAGGAAAAGGTATCGGCCGAGCGCTGGCATTAGCGCTGGCGGCAGAAGGCGTCACGGTAGGCTTACTGGGACGTTCTGAAAATTCCCTGGAACAGGTGGCAGCAGCAATAAAAGCGACCGGCGCACAGGCATTTTATGCTACAGCCGACGTGGGGAATATGGATGAGGTAAATGCTGCTATCAGCGTGCTTACAGAACAGCTGGGTGTTGTAGATATCCTGATCAATAATGCGGGCATTTCCACTTTTGGTGGTTTCCTGGAGCTTGAGCCGGCTACTTTTGAGCAGATCATACAGGTGAACTTGCTGGGTGTTTATTATGTCACGCGGGCGGTATTACCGGGGATGATTGAGCGTAAGAGCGGGGATATCATCAATATTTCCTCTACGGCTGGACAGCGGGGTGCGCCGCTTACCAGTGCGTACAGTGCCTCTAAGTTTGGTTTGTTAGGATTGACGGAGTCGCTGATGCTGGAGGTACGTAAACACAATATCCGGGTAAGTGCATTAACTCCGAGTACGGTTGCTACAGATATGGCAAAAGACCTGAAGCTGACGGACGGCAATCCTGAAAAGGTAATGCAACCTGAGGATATTGCGGAATTTGTAATCGCGCAGTTGAAATTGCATTCCCGGATCGTGATTAAGTCTGCCGGACTGTGGTCTACCAATCCGTAA
- a CDS encoding glyoxalase superfamily protein, with translation MEVSQVIPVLRMFDHTKMKEFYIDFLGFSVDWEHRFEENFPLYTQLSLGNIVLHLSQHHGDACPGARVFVECTGLKAYHASLLEKQYKYSRPGLEDAHWGAITMEVPDPFGNKIMFNERQTD, from the coding sequence ATGGAAGTATCACAAGTCATACCCGTTTTGCGCATGTTCGACCATACCAAAATGAAAGAATTCTATATAGACTTTCTGGGATTCTCCGTCGACTGGGAACATCGCTTTGAAGAAAATTTTCCATTATATACACAGCTAAGCCTCGGGAATATCGTATTGCATCTGTCGCAACACCATGGCGATGCGTGCCCGGGAGCAAGAGTGTTTGTAGAATGTACCGGCCTGAAAGCATATCATGCAAGCCTGCTGGAAAAACAATATAAGTATAGCCGGCCAGGCCTCGAAGATGCCCACTGGGGTGCAATCACCATGGAAGTGCCAGACCCCTTCGGTAACAAGATCATGTTCAATGAAAGACAGACAGATTAA
- a CDS encoding RNA polymerase sigma factor yields MEGNSHDIMLLRSLADGSMAAFDTFYHRYKQAVYANIYKMVRQSEAAEDLLQEVFIALWQHRHRLDAERSVSGWLFVVSYNKAASYLKQQLRAGVVHVPTEALAQTLPAEEQEPDELYQVQLAVIEAAIDRLPARKQAVFRLCKLEGKSYEEVAATLHLSVPSVKDYLKQSTRLIKHYIHSEYSSTPLTAVALLALVLDQL; encoded by the coding sequence ATGGAAGGAAACAGTCATGACATCATGTTACTGCGATCGCTTGCAGATGGGAGTATGGCCGCTTTTGATACTTTTTACCATCGTTACAAGCAAGCTGTGTATGCCAACATTTACAAGATGGTACGGCAATCAGAGGCGGCAGAGGATCTGCTGCAGGAGGTGTTTATTGCGTTGTGGCAGCATCGTCACCGGTTGGATGCCGAGCGATCTGTGAGCGGCTGGTTGTTTGTAGTTAGTTACAATAAAGCCGCCAGTTATCTAAAGCAACAGTTACGTGCGGGGGTGGTGCATGTACCTACGGAAGCGCTTGCGCAGACTTTACCAGCAGAAGAGCAGGAGCCTGATGAGTTATACCAGGTGCAGCTGGCAGTGATAGAGGCGGCGATAGACCGTTTACCAGCCAGGAAACAAGCTGTATTCCGTCTTTGTAAGCTGGAAGGTAAAAGTTATGAGGAGGTGGCAGCCACCCTACATTTGTCAGTACCTTCTGTAAAGGATTATCTGAAACAGTCTACCCGTCTTATCAAACATTATATTCATAGTGAGTATTCTTCCACACCTCTAACTGCTGTGGCTTTGTTAGCTTTGGTATTAGACCAGCTGTAG
- a CDS encoding FecR family protein: MEMINLLISKYWAGTITQAEQEELFRLLEEHDAAWMLTLREQYESGDVDATAVLSESSSEKVLQQLHVQLRSGRVIRYRTILKRVSVAAVLLLFAGWGTYTYFTHLRMRPITAQGLPVTTLAHFHNNTAQAVSKYLPDQTMVSLQSGSTIHYAISSTDSAYRHIQLEGAALFDVATDASHPFRVSAGGFTITALGTVFRVDQRDDARLSVQLLSGKVSVQAASGSNFSMPLTHLTPGQELIVNKTSKIFRVQSFKDEQHIADTGGASPVLAFNKVSVADVLQQVARHYHIQIKADTAAISGLSFTGTFISSEPVDNVLQVICNMNDLTFSKGPEGITVRKSN, from the coding sequence ATGGAAATGATCAATTTACTCATCTCGAAATATTGGGCTGGTACTATTACTCAGGCGGAGCAGGAGGAATTATTCCGGTTGCTAGAGGAGCATGATGCGGCGTGGATGCTTACCCTTCGCGAGCAATATGAAAGCGGCGATGTTGATGCCACTGCTGTGCTGAGTGAAAGTTCATCGGAGAAGGTATTGCAGCAATTACATGTACAGCTGCGGTCCGGTAGGGTAATCCGTTACCGAACGATACTAAAAAGGGTGTCTGTGGCAGCGGTGTTATTATTATTTGCCGGTTGGGGGACCTATACTTATTTCACTCATTTGCGAATGCGGCCCATCACTGCGCAGGGATTACCGGTTACTACGCTCGCACATTTCCATAACAACACTGCACAAGCTGTCAGCAAGTACCTTCCGGATCAAACGATGGTATCTTTGCAGTCTGGGAGTACGATCCACTATGCGATATCTTCTACAGACAGTGCTTACCGGCATATACAACTGGAAGGGGCGGCCTTATTTGATGTAGCAACAGATGCAAGTCATCCGTTTCGTGTGAGTGCTGGCGGTTTCACGATCACGGCGTTGGGTACGGTGTTTCGTGTAGATCAACGTGACGATGCCCGTTTGTCTGTACAATTGCTCAGCGGCAAGGTCTCTGTGCAAGCTGCCAGCGGCAGTAATTTCTCGATGCCGCTCACTCACCTGACGCCCGGGCAGGAGTTAATTGTCAACAAGACATCCAAAATATTCCGGGTACAATCCTTCAAAGACGAGCAGCATATAGCTGATACCGGTGGAGCTAGCCCTGTACTGGCCTTTAACAAGGTATCAGTGGCAGATGTGTTGCAGCAGGTGGCCCGGCACTACCATATACAGATCAAGGCTGATACGGCCGCTATATCCGGTCTTTCGTTCACGGGTACATTTATAAGCAGTGAACCTGTCGACAATGTGTTGCAGGTGATATGTAATATGAATGACCTGACATTCAGTAAAGGACCGGAGGGTATTACTGTCCGCAAATCCAATTAA